The following nucleotide sequence is from bacterium.
AAGACAGAAAGAAAATGTTGCTTGAAAGAATTCCAAATCTAAGCGTTGAAGCCGAAGAAGCCAACAAGAGAATGGAGCTTTTAAAGAAAGAAACGGAAGACAGCAAGGCGAAACTAATAGAGCAGAAACAGCAGATAGAATCTTTAAAACAGAATTTGGAAGAACTAAAAACCAAGCGGACTGTTATCGGCGAACAAAGCAAAGACAAAGAACAATTCATAAAGGAAAAAGGTTCGCAACTGGAAGAAAGAAGAAACGTTTTGCAATCTTTGGAAATAGAAAAGACAAAAATTGAAACCGAAATTAAGGATTTGAAGGAAAATATTTCTTCCAACCATACGATATCGTTAGACGATTTTACTCCTCCTGAAACCGAAACGGCAAAAGAGCATATCAAAGAAAGAGTTGAAGATTTAAAAGATAAACTTACAGGTATGGGCAACGTAAACCTTGCCGCGATAGAGGAAGAAGAAGAGCTTAACGAAAGATACAGTTTCTATCTTACACAGCAAAAAGATTTGCTTGATTCCGAACAATCCCTGCGGGATACAATAACGCAAATAAATTCCACTGCGCGCAGTTTGTTTAGAACCACACTTGATAATGTAAGGAAAGAATTTAGAGATGTTTTTATAAACCTTTTTCAGGGCGGAGAAGCTGATTTGAAACTTGTGGGTTCACAAGATATTCTGGAAGCGGGAATTGATATAGTCGTATCGCCTCCGGGCAAAAAACTTTCTTCAATTAGTTTGATGTCTGGCGGAGAAAAAGCGTTGACTTCTATTGCCCTGCTTTTTGCGCTTTTTAAAGTAAAACCTTCCCCGTTTTGTGTTCTTGACGAGATAGATGCTCCTTTGGATGAAACCAATATCGGCAGGTTTACTAATTTCTTAAAAGATTTGGCAAAAGATACCCAGTTTATAATAATTTCCCATAACAAAAAGACCTTGTCTATTTCGAAAATCTTGTACGGCATAACTATGGAAGAACCCGGCATTTCCAAGATGATATCCGTAAAATTCGTTGGGCGTGATAAAGATGATACAGATAAAAACAAAACTGAAACTGTCGCTAAACCCGCTGATGCTAAAGGTTCCGATAAAACTGTTGCGCAGGCGGCGGAATAATCCTTAAAATGTTTTTCAAAAAGAAACAGACCCATCCGATTGAAAGTCCATCCGATGTGAAATCGGGTATTACTTCTAAACCTGTTAGAGATAAAAAATCTCTAAACGGGTCTAACGGGGCACGTTTCGGACTTCTAAAAACAAGAACTTCCGTTTTAGAAAAGATTTCCAATCTATTTAAGAAAAATGTAGAAACAGAAAACTTATGGAGTGAACTGGAACAGATTCTTATAGAATCAGATATGGGCGTTAGGTTATCCTGCGAAGTTTTGGAAAATTTAAAGAAAGATACGAAAAGAACGATTAACAAAGATGAGATACTGAAAAATTTAGAAAAAGAGATTTTTAACAACCTTCTTAAAATACCAAGGAATTTAAATGTTTGTGATACACCTCCTTCGGTTATTCTTGTTCTCGGTGTAAACGGGGTAGGTAAAACGCTTACTACCGGCAAGCTTGCTTATAAATTGAAAAATGAAGGGAAGAAGGTTATTTTGGCTGCAGGTGATACTTTTAGAGCTGCGGCT
It contains:
- the ftsY gene encoding signal recognition particle-docking protein FtsY, with protein sequence MFFKKKQTHPIESPSDVKSGITSKPVRDKKSLNGSNGARFGLLKTRTSVLEKISNLFKKNVETENLWSELEQILIESDMGVRLSCEVLENLKKDTKRTINKDEILKNLEKEIFNNLLKIPRNLNVCDTPPSVILVLGVNGVGKTLTTGKLAYKLKNEGKKVILAAGDTFRAAAIEQLGVFSKKIDIDIIKHSHGADPAAVCYDAIEAAQARGADFLLIDTAGRSHVDKSLMESLKKIKRVIENRLPGALKEVLLVLDATTGQNALSQAKVFTDSLGVTGIVLTKLDGTAKGGIIVAIEQEMKVPIKFVGTGENLENFEVFDPNVFVASLFEE